In the genome of Tannockella kyphosi, one region contains:
- a CDS encoding FeoB-associated Cys-rich membrane protein: MINIIVILILTVVIGLPIAYLVRAKKNGIACVGCGASGTCKGSCHDEPSKSLHDLYYDK; the protein is encoded by the coding sequence TTAACATTATTGTTATACTTATACTTACTGTTGTTATTGGACTACCTATTGCTTATTTAGTTCGTGCCAAGAAAAATGGTATTGCATGTGTTGGTTGTGGAGCAAGTGGCACTTGTAAAGGTAGTTGCCATGATGAGCCTTCTAAATCACTGCATGATTTGTATTATGATAAATAG